The Candidatus Neomarinimicrobiota bacterium genome contains the following window.
ACAACTTCCCTCAAAACTCCCTGTCCACCGGAACGCTTGGTGATATGAACGGCCACCTTCTTAACCAGCGGGTGGGCATTCGGCACACTTACCGGTACCCCCACCCGTTCCATGACCGGTAAGTCCACCAGGCTGTCCCCGATGTAGGCTACTTCGTGGGCCCGCAGATTAAATTTACCCAGTAGTATCTCAAATGGTTCCAGCTTATTCTTGCAGCCTTGATAAACGTCGTCAATTTGGAGCTGCCGGGCCCGAACGGTGGTGGCTTCCGAATGGCGCCCCGAGATTAAAGCCAGGAGAAGCTCAGCCTGTCGAGCCAGGGCTGTGCCCACACCGTCCTCAACGGTGAACCGCTTCAATTCTAAATCATTGGGCCCAATATAGATCGAACCGTCCGTAAGGATACCATCCACATCCATGAATAGCGCCCTCACCTGGCTGATCCGGGCCTGCAGTGGACTAGTCGCGATGATACACCTCCCGATAGGTCTGGCGAAAAGCCAACAGCTCCGTTATCAGGTCCTCAAAGCGGTCAAAGGGCCACTGGGTGGTGGAATCGCTCAAAGCCTGATCCGGCTGGTCGTGTACTTCCAGGAATAAACCGTCACAACCCGCCGCCACCGCCGCCCGGGCTACTACCGGGATATACTCCCGCAACCCACCAGTCCGATCACCCTGGCCGCCAGGTTGCTGGGCCGAATGGGTGGCATCAAATATCACCGGCACTCCCAATTCCTGGATAATCGGGATGGCCCGCATATCGGAAATCAGATTATGATAGCCAAAACTGGTT
Protein-coding sequences here:
- a CDS encoding KdsC family phosphatase, yielding MRALFMDVDGILTDGSIYIGPNDLELKRFTVEDGVGTALARQAELLLALISGRHSEATTVRARQLQIDDVYQGCKNKLEPFEILLGKFNLRAHEVAYIGDSLVDLPVMERVGVPVSVPNAHPLVKKVAVHITKRSGGQGVLREVV